The following coding sequences are from one Capsicum annuum cultivar UCD-10X-F1 chromosome 3, UCD10Xv1.1, whole genome shotgun sequence window:
- the LOC107861851 gene encoding protein CDI has protein sequence MSSTVKSLYSNGVDVTKSETPFVVSDPILSNGTKNSKPFKIFIGYDPREDVAYEVCRYSLLKRSSIPLEITPIKQSELRQQGLYWRERGKLESTEFSFSRFLTPHLADYEGWAMFVDCDFLYLGDIKELRDRVDDKYALMCVQHDYTPKETTKMDGAVQTVYPRKNWSSMVLYNCGHPKNRALTPEVVNSESGAFLHRFMWLEDEEIGEVPFVWNFLVGHNKVVEGDPATLPKAIHYTLGGPWFEAWKDCEFGDLWLKELEECKKAKGKVG, from the coding sequence ATGTCGTCTACTGTGAAATCTTTGTATTCAAATGGCGTTGATGTAACGAAATCTGAGACCCCTTTTGTTGTTTCTGATCCAATTTTAAGCAATGGAACCAAAAATTCCAAGCCGTTCAAGATTTTTATAGGCTATGATCCACGAGAAGATGTTGCTTATGAGGTTTGTCGTTATTCCCTtttgaaaagatcatcaatcccaCTTGAGATAACACCCATTAAGCAATCTGAGTTGAGGCAACAGGGGTTGTATTGGCGTGAAAGAGGGAAATTGGAAAGCACTGAGTTTTCGTTTTCGCGATTTTTGACACCCCATTTGGCTGATTATGAGGGTTGGGCTATGTTTGTTGATTGTGATTTCTTGTACTTAGGTGATATTAAAGAATTGAGGGATAGGGTTGATGATAAATATGCTTTAATGTGTGTACAACATGACTATACTCCGAAAGAGACTACGAAAATGGATGGTGCAGTGCAGACTGTTTATCCTCGGAAGAATTGGTCATCCATGGTTCTTTATAACTGTGGGCATCCAAAGAACCGGGCTTTAACACCCGAGGTGGTGAATTCTGAGTCCGGGGCATTTCTTCATCGATTCATGTGGTTGGAGGATGAGGAGATTGGGGAGGTTCCATTTGTGTGGAACTTCCTTGTGGGGCATAATAAGGTCGTTGAGGGTGATCCCGCTACACTTCCTAAGGCAATTCACTATACACTTGGTGGACCCTGGTTTGAGGCTTGGAAAGATTGTGAATTTGGTGATTTGTGGTTGAAGGAATTGGAAGAGTGCAAGAAGGCAAAGGGGAAGGTTGGTTAA
- the LOC107861849 gene encoding pentatricopeptide repeat-containing protein At2g30780, which produces MKRVWRIPEGSQMGEAILGRSCEHYTKPPPSIARGVAGEAHSSPPAWPQVFALFADRWSHADSLVKQDMKERVSHLKDELLTYSGDAGKIEEILADRGVSLFRRYADGSAVVELLNQLKSSPRLALQAFDWRRRKLDYWTPMKAEEYSKAIVVAGRLKNVDLAAELFKEASNKQLKSTSLYNALMSAYMFNGLAVKCQSIFRDLKREATCTPTIVTYNILISVFGRLMLTDHMEATLREINDLNICPNVSTYNSLIAGYITAWMWDDMEKTYRIMKAGSIKPDLATHLLMLRGYANYGKLDKMEEVYELAKGHVDQYGIPLIRSMICAYSKSSDVNKVQKIEELMRLIPKDDYRPWLNVILIRLYAKEDLLDEMENSINEAFERNTSVTRVGVMRCIISSYFRNNSVDKLANFVSRAECAGWKICRSLYHCKMVMYASQRRLIEMERVLNEMDNVNLDISKKTFWILLKAYTTCGEKDKLHQVLGMMCKHGYGIPMNG; this is translated from the exons ATGAAGAGGGTATGGAGAATCCCGGAGGGTTCCCAGATGGGAGAAgcaattcttggaagatcttgtGAACATTATACAAAACCTCCACCCTCAATTGCACGAGGAGTAGCAGGCGAGGCACATTCTTCTCCACCCGCCTGGCCACAGGTATTTGCTTTGTTTGCGGACAGGTGGAGTCACGCTGATTCGTTGGTCAAACAGGATATGAAAGAAAGGGTTTCACATTTAAAGGATGAGTTGCTAACCTACAGTGGTGATGCTGGAAAGATAGAGGAAATATTAGCGGATAGAGGGGTTTCGTTGTTTAGGAGGTATGCAGATGGTTCTGCTGTTGTTGAGCTATTAAACCAGCTAAAATCTTCGCCCCGATTAGCACTCCAG GCTTTTGACTGGAGAAGAAGAAAACTCGATTACTGGACTCCCATGAAAGCTGAGGAGTATTCCAAAGCTATTGTTGTGGCTGGAAGGTTAAAGAATGTCGATCTTGCAGCCGAACTATTCAAGGAGGCTTCCAACAAGCAACTTAAGTCGACCTCGTTATATAATGCCCTTATGAGTGCATATATGTTCAACGGTCTGGCTGTGAAGTGTCAATCCATATTTCGGGACTTGAAGAGGGAAGCAACATGTACTCCAACTATTGTCACATACAACATACTTATCTCGGTGTTTGGAAGATTAATGCTGACAGATCACATGGAGGCAACCTTACGGGAAATAAATGATTTAAATATCTGCCCAAATGTTAGTACGTACAACTCTTTAATTGCTGGGTATATCACAGCGTGGATGTGGGATGATATGGAGAAAACTTATAGAATCATGAAGGCAGGAAGTATAAAGCCTGATCTTGCTACCCATTTGTTGATGCTTCGAGGATATGCAAATTATGGTAAGTTGGATAAGATGGAAGAAGTCTATGAGCTTGCCAAAGGTCATGTTGATCAGTATGGAATCCCATTAATTCGATCGATGATATGTGCTTACAGTAAAAGTTCTGACGTAAATAAAGTTCAAAAGATTGAGGAATTGATGAGGTTGATTCCTAAAGATGATTACAGGCCTTGGCTGAATGTCATTTTGATACGTTTGTATGCAAAGGAGGATTTATTAGACGAGATGGAAAATTCGATAAATGAGGCATTTGAGCGTAACACATCTGTCACTAGAGTTGGTGTTATGCGTTGCATCATTTCAAGTTACTTCCGAAACAACTCAGTGGACAAACTTGCTAATTTTGTTAGCCGTGCAGAATGTGCTGGTTGGAAAATATGCAGGTCCCTTTACCACTGCAAGATGGTTATGTATGCATCACAAAGGCGACTCATTGAAATGGAGAGAGTTCTTAACGAGATGGATAACGTAAATTTGGACATCTCAAAGAAAACGTTTTGGATATTACTTAAAGCCTACACAACTTGTGGGGAAAAGGATAAACTTCATCAAGTCTTGGGTATGATGTGCAAGCATGGATATGGAATTCCTATGAATGGATGA